One Cucumis sativus cultivar 9930 chromosome 1, Cucumber_9930_V3, whole genome shotgun sequence DNA segment encodes these proteins:
- the LOC101220229 gene encoding anaphase-promoting complex subunit 4 translates to METDEAERVLPFQLQFDKPTASQVKIAEWNPEKDLLAMVTEDSKILLHRFNWQRLWTISPGRSIKSLCWRPDGKVIAVGLEDGTVLLHDVENGKLLRSLKSHAVAVVSLNWVEDSQLITDKNEILSTYEDRTRRIFPPAPTIPRMPGLVSGDTGFIDDSEDSFTELSNSSQQRFNILCSGDKDGSIRFSIFGVFPIGKINIHELHIPLQDASASCHLLNAEIYKVALSKDFCRLVVMCSGELVGHGHDPRKRQITVQGVHGMHSLVLDTSIFRKRKSELHQVAQQASNIGELTEVIRVSLSVMSKQWSDAMHAFQEKFDSLSTLIVNHGLDSSAQEEFLSILGGARTSPPVHQFLVNSLGEVGAKRVSKAISGAGSELQLIVLDHLQPAAEIIGFRMGELLGISRWRARFQGVGLDEKLMHNATEKVGTLLVQVERFMRVLSTVLQQFSNFFNWLIRCIKLLMSEPSDQLLPYNSELVVIFLKFLYNQDPVNKLLEASENDNNIEIDSELVERVRELALFGGFADCEFLRRTLGLEFQQMESSFKDAFLMPFITISRKILCEDIISLFPFPSSSSCLSSHVPLSVSYYEDSSEVVSADLSCEQKFIDYISFRVPDDSFAEIANCVGIVRRFIHDQSCSNEDHSSSEAVLISIPDGSQCVDLSLYKDGQIVLLLNETASTSESSVGSYMMVVQVDDLPFVSMPRSPCLDNWKILQLKDNVVPLQMENEKVRNISHAVIPPLAVSASRGVACVFAARKRALVYILEEDEDEVSDAE, encoded by the exons ATGGAAACCGATGAGGCCGAGCGTGTGCTTCCATTTCAGCTCCAATTCGACAAGCCTACTGCCTCTcag GTTAAAATTGCCGAGTGGAACCCTGAAAAGGATTTGCTAGCCATGGTCACGGAAGACTCGAAAATTTTGCTCCACCGTTTCAACTGGCAGAGGCTGTGGACTATATCGCCTG GAAGGTCTATAAAATCGTTATGTTGGAGGCCTGATGGTAAGGTGATAGCAGTTGGACTTGAAGATGGGACAGTTTTATTGCATGATGTTGAA AATGGAAAGTTGTTGAGAAGCCTAAAGTCTCATGCAGTTGCTGTGGTTAGTCTAAATTGGGTGGAGGATAGCCAGTTGATTACA gacaaaaatgaaatcttgtCAACTTATGAAGATCGCACCCGCCGTATTTTCCCTCCTGCTCCTACAATTCCTCGAATGCCTGGACTTGTCTCTGGAGATACTGGTTTCATTGACGACTCTGAAGACTCATTTACGGAGTTGTCAAATTCTTCTCAACAGCGGTTTAACATCTTGTGCAGTGGTGACAAAGATGGAAGCATCCGTTTCAGCATATTTGGCGTTTTTCCAATTGGAAAAATA AACATACACGAGCTTCATATTCCTCTTCAAGATGCTAGTGCTTCATGTCACCTTCTGAATGCTGAAATTTACAAG GTTGCTTTATCGAAGGATTTTTGTCGTTTGGTAGTAATGTGCTCAGGCGAACTCGTTGGACATGGGCATGATCCAAGAAAAAGACAAATCACCGTTCAAGGTGTGCATGGCATGCATTCTTTAGTGCTTGATACTTCAATCTTTAGGAAGAG GAAAAGTGAGCTGCATCAGGTAGCTCAACAAGCTTCTAACATTGGGGAATTGACTGAGGTAATAAGGGTATCATTATCAGTAATGAGTAAGCAGTGGTCTGATGCCATGCACGCTTTCCAAGAGAAGTTTGACTCTTTATCCACGCTGATAGTTAACCATG GACTTGACTCATCTGCCCAGGAGGAGTTTCTTAGCATTCTAGGTGGTGCACGAACTAGTCCTCCAGTTCACCAATTTTTAGTTAACTCTCTTGGTGAAGTG GGTGCAAAGCGTGTGTCTAAGGCTATTTCTGGGGCTGGAAGTGAACTCCAACTTATTGTTCTAGATCATCTTCAG CCTGCTGCAGAAATCATTGGATTTCGAATGGGCGAACTATTAGGGATTTCTAGATGGCGTGCACGTTTTCAGGGTGTTGGTTTAGATGAGAAGCTTATGCACAATGCTACAGAAAAGGTTGGTACGCTACTGGTGCAAGTTGAACGGTTTATGAGGGTGCTTTCAACAGTCTTGCAGCAG TTCTCAAACTTCTTTAACTGGCTTATACGATGTATTAAACTACTTATGTCAGAGCCGAGCGATCAACTTCTACCTTATAATAG TGAGCTTGTTGTCATTTTCTTGAAGTTTTTATACAACCAAGATCCTGTTAATAAGCTGCTTGAAGCATCTGAAAACGACAACAATATTGAGATTGACTC GGAACTTGTTGAAAGAGTAAGAGAATTGGCTCTATTCGGGGGATTTGCAGATTGTGAATTTTTAAGGAGGACACTTGGTCTGGAATTTCAGCAGATGGAATCTAG TTTTAAGGACGCTTTTCTTATGCCCTTCATTACAATCTCAAGAAAAATACTTTGTGAAGATATAATATCCCTATTCCCGTTTCCATCCTCGTCAAGTTGCCTGTCTTCACATGTTCCTCTCTCCGTTTCATACTACGAG GATTCCTCTGAAGTTGTTTCTGCCGATCTGAGTTGTGAGCAGAAGTTTATAGATTATATATCTTTCAGAGTCCCAGATGATTCTTTTGCAGAAATTGCAAATTGTGTAGGCATAGTCAGAAGATTCATTCATGACCAGAGCTGCTCAAACGAGGACCATTCCTCATCTGAAGCAGTCTTAATATCTATTCCTGATGGTTCTCAGTGTGTTGATCTTTCTTTATACAAG GATGGACagattgttttgttattaaatgAGACTGCTTCTACTTCTGAAAGCTCTGTTGGTTCCTATATGATGGTTGTGCAAGTGGATGACCTTCCGTTTGTATCTATGCCAAGATCTCCGTGTCTGGACAATTGGAAGATCCTTCAACTCAAG GACAACGTTGTCCCTCTGCAAATGGAGAATGAGAAAGTTCGCAACATTTCTCACGCTGTCATTCCTCCTTTAGCTGTTAGTG CATCAAGAGGAGTAGCTTGTGTTTTTGCTGCGAGAAAGCGAGCGTTGGTCTACATCCTAGAGGAAGATGAGGATGAAGTATCAGATGCTGAGTGA